From Bacillota bacterium, one genomic window encodes:
- a CDS encoding prepilin-type N-terminal cleavage/methylation domain-containing protein: protein MLAAIHQDERGLTLIELLVAVLILGLFAGLAAPRLVSAWDNAKTSACKSNLKQIEAALELYYFEQNEYPSQLQDKDGLNLELKSLPACPQSGQSYNYTKTDKGYELKCDKHHFVITETEVDFSGSDSS, encoded by the coding sequence ATGCTAGCTGCTATCCACCAAGATGAACGAGGTTTAACCTTAATTGAACTGCTAGTAGCAGTGTTAATACTGGGTCTATTTGCCGGGCTGGCTGCACCGCGCTTAGTAAGTGCCTGGGATAATGCTAAGACATCCGCCTGTAAATCCAACTTGAAGCAAATCGAAGCGGCGCTAGAACTCTATTATTTTGAGCAGAACGAATATCCTAGCCAGCTTCAAGACAAAGACGGGCTTAATTTGGAGCTGAAGAGTCTCCCCGCCTGTCCTCAGAGCGGACAGTCATACAACTATACGAAGACAGACAAAGGGTATGAGCTTAAATGTGATAAACATCATTTCGTTATCACCGAAACCGAAGTGGATTTTAGCGGCAGTGACAGCTCTTAG